CTTCTCTTTCCAATTGAGAAGCAAGCTCCACTAGTTTTCTTTTTCTATTGGACGAAGCCTCGCCCTTAGGCTCGGAAGAAGCCAGTTCTCTCAGATGTCCCGCTTCATCTCTCTTCTTCTTAGCAAGATTGAGCAAGTATTTGCGAACAATATCCTTTTGCTCTTGAGTAGAAAGACTCTCTACCAAGGCTTTTTCGATCAGCTTAGTCTCCTCTT
This genomic window from Leptospira semungkisensis contains:
- a CDS encoding LIC10421/LIC12816 family protein, which gives rise to MKFKYPLAILLLLSLFPFSVSSFSAEEETKLIEKALVESLSTQEQKDIVRKYLLNLAKKKRDEAGHLRELASSEPKGEASSNRKRKLVELASQLEREAAIHEATLRNLQATSTQ